The Humulus lupulus chromosome 4, drHumLupu1.1, whole genome shotgun sequence genome has a window encoding:
- the LOC133829982 gene encoding mitochondrial phosphate carrier protein 3, mitochondrial-like has protein sequence MAPQENSAHNSMIPSFIYSSSSSSSGIYDLIRTNSGMTPTKERIVIPAPKEKLEMYTPAFYAACTFGGILSTGTTHMAVTPLDLVKCNMQIDPAKYKSVSSGFGVLLKDQGIKGFFRGWAPTLVGYSVQGACKYGFYEFFKKYYSDLAGPEFSAKYKTLIYLAGSASAEVIADVALCPMEAVKVRVQTQPGFARGLSDGLPKLLKSEGAAGLYKGLVPLWGRQIPYTMMKFASYENIVEQLYKHAIPTPKEQCSKQLQLGVSFAGGYLAGILCAVISHPADNLVSFLNNAKGATSADAIKQLGMWGLFTRGLPLRIAMIGTLTGAQWCIYDAFKVFVGFPTTGGVTATPTPAKH, from the exons ATGGCTCCCCAAGAAAATTCTGCTCATAATTCTATGATCCCCAGCTTcatctactcttcttcttcttcgtcgtCGGGGATCTACGACTTGATACGGACGAATAGCGGAATGACTCCAACGAAGGAGAGAATAGTGATTCCGGCGCCGAAGGAGAAGCTCGAGATGTATACGCCAGCGTTCTACGCTGCATGCACGTTCGGAGGGATTTTAAGCACAGGAACTACTCACATGGCTGTCACTCCTCTCGATCTCGTCAAGTGTAACATGCAG ATTGACCCAGCTAAGTACAAAAGTGTCAGCTCTGGATTTGGAGTATTGCTCAAGGATCAGGGGATTAAAGGTTTCTTTAGGGGTTGGGCTCCAACCTTGGTCGGCTACAGTGTTCAAGGTGCTTGCAAGTATGGCTTTTATGAATTCTTTAAAAAGTACTACTCGGACCTTGCTGGTCCTGAGTTTTCAGCTAAGTACAAGACCTTGATCTATCTCGCCGGTTCTGCATCGGCCGAGGTCATTGCTGATGTTGCTCTATGCCCCATGGAGGCAGTCAAGGTTCGCGTCCAAACTCAGCCTGGCTTTGCCCGGGGCTTGTCTGATGGGTTGCCCAAGCTTCTCAAATCCGAAGGTGCAGCTGG GTTGTACAAAGGGCTTGTTCCTCTTTGGGGACGTCAGATTCCTT ATACGATGATGAAGTTTGCATCATATGAGAATATAGTTGAGCAGTTGTACAAGCACGCCATCCCCACACCTAAAGAGCAGTGCAGTAAACAGCTGCAGCTGGGAGTGAGCTTTGCTGGTGGTTATTTGGCTGGTATATTATGTGCTGTCATTTCACATCCTGCTGACAACTTGGTTTCCTTTCTCAACAATGCCAAAGGAGCTACTTCTGCTGAT GCCATAAAGCAGCTAGGAATGTGGGGTCTGTTTACTCGTGGCCTTCCTCTTCGTATAGCTATGATTGGAACCTTAACTGGTGCCCAATGGTGTATCTATGATGCTTTTAAAGTTTTTGTTGGATT TCCAACAACAGGTGGTGTCACTGCCACCCCAACTCCAGCCAAGCACTGA